ATCACCTCCCGGTGGAGCCGCTTGCGGCGGTCGGCCATCGAGAAGAAGGCGAGCACGGCCGGCCCCTGCGCCCGCCCGCCGTCGAGGAAGGCGTGGAGCTGGTCGAGCGTGCGCAGGGACAGGGTCGTGGGGACGAGCGGGACGAGCAGGGTGGCCGCCGCCCGGAACACGCTCTCGGACACGAGCGAGATGCTCGGCGGGCAGTCGAGCAGGACGACGTCGTACTCGTGGCGCAGCGGCGCCAGCAGGCGGGCGAGCCGGGCGCGGGGCTTCTTCGCCCCGTCGAGCTCCAGGTCGAGGTGGCGGTAGGAGAAGTCGGCCGGGAGCAGGTCGAGGCCGTCGAAGTCGGTCCCCTTGATGGCGTCGCCGAGGTCGCG
This Acidimicrobiales bacterium DNA region includes the following protein-coding sequences:
- a CDS encoding ParA family protein, coding for MRVLATYSIKGGVGKTAAAVNLAYLASRDGARTLLWDLDPQGAATWLFRVKPRVKGGGSALVRGRRDLGDAIKGTDFDGLDLLPADFSYRHLDLELDGAKKPRARLARLLAPLRHEYDVVLLDCPPSISLVSESVFRAAATLLVPLVPTTLSLRTLDQLHAFLDGGRAQGPAVLAFFSMADRRKRLHREVMATLPGARPGVLQSAVPSSTEVERMGLHRAPVPVFAPRSRAAAAYEELWREVQGAG